The Dreissena polymorpha isolate Duluth1 chromosome 10, UMN_Dpol_1.0, whole genome shotgun sequence genome includes a region encoding these proteins:
- the LOC127849289 gene encoding BTB/POZ domain-containing protein KCTD7-like, with protein sequence MADTISSVVDLNVGGTHFTTTLSTLTKYPDSMLAAMFSGRHVINKDKDGRYVIDCDGTVFKHILEFLCFGTLPTGEVAGAVHRSPINVFLCIENTRLLSRQTRIYVKVTKTLPKYRT encoded by the exons ATGGCGGATACG ATTTCCAGTGTTGTTGATTTAAATGTGGGCGGGACCCACTTCACCACAACACTTTCCACTCTCACCAAATACCCCGACAGCATGTTGGCGGCCATGTTTAGCGGACGTCACGTGATCAACAAAGACAAAGATGGCCGATATGTAATCGACTGTGACGGCACAGTATTTAAACATATCCTGGAGTTCCTTTGCTTCGGAACGCTCCCAACTGGCGAAGTGGCTGGGGCCGTGCACAG ATCTCCGATTAACGTTTTCTTGTGTATTGAGAATACACGGTTGCTGTCTAGACAAACACGCATATATGTCAAGGTGACCAAGACACTACCCAAGTACCGAACTTAA